One genomic segment of Arthrobacter sp. zg-Y1110 includes these proteins:
- a CDS encoding septum formation initiator family protein, producing MPTRRPKVPRPAAPANPDRVKASGGNASKPVTAKPAASKAAAPRAAASKAAAKQPAAPKAAVKKPSAPKAAAPKTAAAPKAAAKQPAPRKTEASKAGARPGNQRFGKLSASDARAAVRSQLSGAIRRKSDPAPEAKAPAAVPEVEEPDELRPVPAKAFSGRLLVLAMVMVAITVLLAPSVRTYLQQRSEIAVMKSEIAEAQATQAELEVQLGRWEDPAYIKQQARDRIFLVMPGEKRYLVKGENGVEQAEELAAEEEPEDLQWVDSLWDSVKKSATAQ from the coding sequence ATGCCAACCCGACGCCCCAAGGTGCCCCGGCCCGCGGCCCCAGCGAACCCGGACAGGGTAAAAGCCAGCGGAGGCAACGCGTCGAAACCGGTGACGGCGAAGCCGGCCGCCTCGAAGGCTGCGGCCCCCAGGGCTGCCGCCTCGAAGGCTGCGGCTAAGCAGCCGGCTGCCCCCAAGGCTGCGGTCAAGAAACCATCGGCCCCGAAGGCTGCCGCCCCGAAGACTGCAGCAGCCCCGAAGGCTGCCGCAAAGCAGCCGGCACCCCGGAAAACCGAAGCTTCGAAGGCCGGCGCCCGGCCGGGGAACCAGCGCTTCGGGAAGTTGTCGGCATCGGACGCCCGCGCAGCAGTGCGCTCCCAGCTTTCCGGCGCGATCCGCCGCAAGTCCGATCCTGCACCCGAAGCCAAAGCCCCCGCAGCTGTGCCGGAGGTGGAAGAGCCCGATGAGCTGCGTCCCGTACCAGCTAAGGCGTTCTCCGGACGGTTGCTGGTCCTGGCAATGGTGATGGTGGCCATCACCGTCCTGCTCGCACCGTCGGTACGGACGTACCTCCAGCAGCGCTCGGAGATCGCCGTGATGAAGTCGGAGATTGCCGAGGCTCAAGCAACACAGGCCGAATTGGAAGTCCAGCTTGGCCGCTGGGAAGACCCTGCCTACATCAAGCAGCAGGCGCGGGACCGAATTTTCCTGGTGATGCCGGGGGAGAAACGGTACCTGGTCAAGGGCGAAAACGGTGTGGAACAAGCAGAGGAGCTTGCTGCCGAAGAGGAGCCCGAAGACCTGCAGTGGGTCGATTCGCTGTGGGACTCGGTCAAGAAATCCGCCACGGCACAGTAA
- a CDS encoding DUF501 domain-containing protein has product MTQDQLAPTQEDLETLSRQLGRPVRDVVEIGARCVCGNPLVATTAPRLSNGIPFPTTYYLTHPVITAAVSRLEAAGLMTDMSRRLEEDPELAQRYRSAHEHYLRVRDEIGERTGTGPVPEIDGVSAGGMPNRVKCLHVLVGHSLAAGPGVNPLGDEALAAIEQWWTTDRCYCEGAWDTAAPAPARDLSRHTKTQGLSPEELESKKAARRQATDAAMNEGEL; this is encoded by the coding sequence ATGACCCAGGACCAGCTCGCCCCCACCCAGGAAGACCTGGAAACCCTGAGCCGGCAGCTTGGCCGCCCGGTGCGCGACGTCGTCGAAATCGGCGCACGCTGCGTGTGTGGCAACCCTCTGGTAGCCACCACGGCCCCCCGGCTGAGCAACGGCATCCCGTTCCCCACCACCTATTACCTGACGCATCCGGTCATCACGGCTGCCGTATCCCGGCTGGAAGCCGCCGGCCTGATGACCGATATGAGCCGCCGGCTGGAGGAAGACCCGGAGCTGGCGCAGCGGTACCGCAGCGCCCATGAACACTACCTCCGGGTCCGTGACGAGATCGGGGAGCGCACCGGCACCGGCCCGGTACCGGAAATCGACGGTGTCTCCGCCGGCGGGATGCCCAACCGCGTGAAGTGCCTGCACGTGCTGGTGGGCCACTCCCTGGCCGCCGGCCCCGGTGTGAATCCGCTGGGCGACGAAGCGCTGGCCGCTATTGAACAATGGTGGACAACCGACCGCTGCTACTGCGAAGGTGCTTGGGACACTGCGGCTCCCGCTCCGGCGCGTGACCTTAGCCGCCACACGAAGACGCAGGGCCTCAGCCCGGAAGAGCTCGAGAGCAAGAAGGCTGCACGCCGGCAGGCAACGGATGCCGCAATGAACGAGGGGGAACTGTGA